GCCCACAAACTTCAGCCTTCAAAATGAAGTTCTCCACAACAGTTTCAACCTACTTCTAAAGGGGataatcaaaaatacatatttttccttttacccTGTACTTTCTTCTGCATGGTCATAAGTGTAGTTTGTACAATACAACAAGATCTGTGCATTATATTCAGTAACCGTGTCATgattttttctgcttttttcccaCTGTGAGCACCACAATCAAAGTGCCATCTAGCTTCATTAAATGTACCTCCAAAAATCAGCATCTctcaccaaaacaatctagatggataaacagcatacaggaaagagggaaaatatatatttttgatttctgACCCCGCCCTGATTAGAAGCTTCATGAAGGGTGGGTTTACTGCAGGGCTGTTGCATTTGACTGCATTCATTAGTTTTAGGTTTGGTGCACTGGGGTTGATGTGATTTAACAACCTTAATTGTATACTGTAAGGGTGTCGTATGTGGCAGAGTACCATCGATAACCCGTCTGCACTGTATGTATGTTCTCCTTGCCTCTGTGTAGGTTTTCTTTGGATGCTTTAgaccaaagacatgcaggtcaGCTAAAAACCGGAAAACTCCAAATTCCCCCAAGGAGTGAAATGAGTCTAAATGTGTGTCCAGAGTGTTCTCTGCCTCTCATGCGGCATatgctgggattggctccagccctGTGTTACCCTGAACAGGTATTAGTGGATgtggaagatggatggatgtcttgGCTGCAGGTAGGAATCATTTTCTGGACAGCAAAGTGAGCCATTTGTCAGCGGGGTCAGCTGTGACTTTGACCTATTGTTGTCAGCACAATTTGACTTGTGTTATGCAGAGCAGGTTGTTTGAGTCCCAGCGGGCCGAACGTCGTGTAAAATGCAGTGAGTGTGGGGTGTGAGGAGGCTAATTCAACGAAACATTTGATAACCACAATCGAAAACCCAGACACTGCCCTGTTAAGTTTAATCGACACAGCTTAAAAGGATCTGATTAACTCTGAGACATGTTAGGCATTTGGGCTCTGAAACAAAAAACTCcgatttttagacattttaatgtggaaatgttaaaTCTTTAAAGTACTCTGAAAGTCTGGTGTTCTGGGTGGATACAAATGTGACCCTGACCAGTAGAGTTCGTTCTGCATGGAACCTGGAGCACTGAGGTATATTACTGTCTATACTGTGTACTACGTTATTGTACATGTACTACAGCACTGTATACAACTTCCATCCACAGGGGCTGTGTCAACACTTGTTAGAGAAcactaacaaaaacacatcactaACTCCAGTACCCTgaagtgatgtcttcaaactgtttcattttgtctgaccaacaggCCAAAAGACCCACAAGTCTTCATGTTACGTTACTAAGGATTCAGGCAGCAAATGTTTGCCATCTCTAGCAGATAAGTGACTCAAACTAGTAACGGATTAGCGAAACTGATGATTAACCTCCTGCGTTCATGCCATTATTACATAACCTTCTCTGCCATTGTGTAGTTCACACTCACTTTGTTTAAACCTCCCCTGTATGGCCTTTGACAGACATGGGATTCGTTTTGAGAAATAACCATTAATAACTCTCACGTTGTCACATGGCCCAGCCATATGGTCTAAATCTGCACTACAAAGACTCACCGCGCACGTGACCACGGGACACTATGAGCAGTCAAAACCATTCAGCTCCGTTCTGTGGCTCAGGATGATACAGGCTGCGTTCACAGTCAGCTCAGCAGCTACAGGCCTAAGAATATGCCTGACCCACACactttgcttgaaaaatgatttggATTGCACCTCTTACCATAAGCCACATTATGTAAGTGCGAAGTGTGAGGTATCAAGAGGTTGGCGGTGTGCCaggatgctgctgtgtgtgtgtgtgtgtgggtgtgtgtgggtgcaggtCTTGTATGAATAGTTCTTCTGAGGATATAAGCACAGAGCAACAAATTATTATAGGCTGATGCAGTGATTATGTGCTGAGGAGTGACAGTCTGCATGGATCTGCTGTATGAATTCAAATGTCTATGCATATTTGTAAGTACAGCATAAAGTCTCTTTTGATGCTTCTTATCAATACTGAGAAACACTTCAAAGTACTATGAAGTTATATTTGGGCTTTTTAACTTTTCTGAGAGCAACCTTTAAATGTTTCCCAACCTTTGACATTAGTTTCCCTGGCCTAGAATTTTTGtggattaaaaagaaattatacATATTATAAAAGTATAATTTTTGCTcttgcatttgtttatttatttaatatttagtgTATATTCAGTGAACCCATGTGTAAACCAGGTAGCCCCAAGTGAGACAAGCTTCAGAGACTCTGAAAAAGTACTGCTTTCAAAAATGATTTGAGTCCGAGTTACTGATTTGAAAATCCGGATTctatgaaaacatttcaaatttcacaaGTTCAGCTGCTTGAgcacaagatgtctcctacttcaCTGGAAAGTCCATTCACAGTGTTTGTGCACTTGAagcttcaagtttccacatcacacttggGGAAGTTTCATACATGACCATCACTGACTTTTTAAAGTAATAGCGATGTGTCAAAAATCCTGCTCAGATGTGCATGTCTTGGATTTATGGTGAACACAGATGAACTTCCCCCCTTCAGCAGATGAACAATAACAAACGTCCAGGGTCAAACTGCAAACTGAAGCCCAAACAtccagacagacagtaaaacgTTTTGCTTTTCAAACATATTTCTGAATGGAGCAGTCCTTAACTTTACTTGCTTGGACACCTGGAGAATAATATGTATTGGTTTAGGCAGCAAAATGGCACGTTTGAAGTCATACAAGTCGTGGTTTACGCTGAAACCATATTTTGTCTTCTCACAATGTCCTCATGCTCTATCATGACTTCCTGAGTTTCTTTAAAATAGCTACAGTTCTCAAGCTGTAGCTGAAGTACCACATTTCTAAACTTTTCAGACACTCAGAACCAAGGAGCCACAGAATCACACCGCTGGTTCTCAGCAGACTGACCTGACGTCACCTCAGAGGAGATAATTACAGCTAATACGAATGAGAAGCTGTTTGTAATGTTGTAGGCTAGCAGACTTTAGTTTGGCCTTGTGCAGGAGAAACATTAACTGACCTTACCGTCAGGACTGCGATGGGCGCCATATTTGGCCGACATCCATGTGCAGTATTTAACATACTATTACGCACGCATAACCATGCGTCATTCTTAGGTCAAAGGGACAACcgagttttaaaaataaatgtgaggaTGAAATATTATAGAACATACTCTCAATCTAAATGTGGTACGTAGTGAGTGAGTTTCAATTTCCCTTTCAGAGGTATCTAAAAAAGGTTCAGGAAATTTACCGGGAATTGTTTGCATCATCACTCGATAATAATCACTGTCACACACGAGCTGTGGGCTGCACATACCTTGGAAGACATCCACATCCCGAGGATCCTCTGAGCTCGCACACAGTCATAGTCCTcttgagaaaaaagaaattgtgcACTAAGTCcagcagacaggagagaaagTTGCTAGCAGACTCCCCTCCAAGGAGTTTCCAAATCACAGTCATTTTTGCTATAGCTTTCCATCTGCGTCCGTGTAAAGGGATATTGTCATTTTGAGGTGGTTCAACTGAAACTGGGGAAACTGTTGTCGCCAAGGCCCCAAGCCTGTCCATACAAAACCTGACGAGGCAAGTCATTTCTCcagccattttttaaaactctgaTGATTCCTGTGCTTAGCTCTCGTGGTGGCTCAACAACACAAGgccttttgttgtgttgtggaaaaagcatttttatgtAGATGTCATAGAAATAATTCTAGCCCTGGTTTATTTGATGACTGCTGCTAAATGCTATGTCTTATCAATGAGCTTTTTGTTAATATTAAGTGTTGGAACAGTAACAAAAGTATTTTATCTGTCTTCAGCTTTTCCTTTAATGGAGTCAAATTTTTACTGGCAGCGTATGAAAGAGGTTATTAATATCCTTAGTTTGCTCTCTTTGAGGAAGTTACTCAAACATTCTTCAGCTAAGTGGTCAGCTCAGGATGACTAAAATATTGCCATCTGCATGGCCTACAGTTTCTGtctctaaaataaaaatcagccaAACCCAGCGCAAATTCTACATTAGTGCAAAcaaattttaaactttattgcATAACAGCAAAACGATCATCCCTAACCTTTCTGTTATTGACAGATGAAACTCATAAAGTGCGAATGCATAGCCTGTCTTGTCTCGAATTTCGTTTTGATTTTATGTCAGATTTGGAAGCCCGCACAGGTTAGATGAATTAATCAACCTTTCAGCCAAATATTGGTCATGATTGTTCCCTCGTGTTTACGGAGAGGATTCGGGAGAAACTGTTGTTCTGAGATGGAGAGGATTAAATATTTTAACCTGCCAATTGatgaccagtgtgtgtgtgtgtgtgtgggcgagAGTGTGCCTGCGCGCACGCGCGCACGTGTGGGGGGGCTTCTGAGGCGTGCGTAAAACTTGTGTTAGGGGGACCACCTGCTCTTGGGCACACAGTATCTTTATAGGGCGTATTCTtccttgaacaaaaaaaataaaaataaaacgaAACTCTACTTGTAATCACACGTCAGTCTGAATGGATTTTGAGTTAGTACTGTTTCTCCGGCCTATGTCTGTGCCGTTTCCTTTACTGGGGCTCTTGTCCAGCCCGCAAAGCGACTCCGTCACCCCTTCCTCCATCTCCATATACTCCGCTTTGTCACCCAGCGAGGAGCCAGAGGGTGAGCCTTTGAATTTCCGTAGGAATTCCGGGAAATACGGGCAGCCTGGGGGCATGCTCTCCACCACCGGGGTCTGGTCTTCGTTGTCGGTCTCCCTGTGGTAAAAGTAGTTGAAGTTGGACACTATGACCGGCACCGGCAGCGCGATGGTTAACACCCCCGCGATGGCGCAGAGGGAGCCCACTATCTTCCCACCGACAGTGATGGGCTTCATGTCACCGTAGCCCACTGTCGTCATGGTCACCACGGCCCACCAGAAGGCGTCCGGGATGCTCGTGAACTGAGAGGTGGGCTCGTCCGCCTCGGCGAAGTACACCGCGCTGGAGAACAGGATGACACCTATGAccaggaagaaaatgaggaggGCCAGCTCCCTCATGCTGGCGCGCAGGGTATGACCCAGGATCTGCAGCCCCTTGGAGTGCCTGGACAGTTTGAAGATGCGAAACACCCTGACAAGGCGGATTATTCTCAGTATGGCAAAGCTCATTGCTTGCTGTCCGTTGCCTTGGTGCTGCGCCAGGTCCGTGCCAAGAGTTATGAAATAAGGCAAAATGGATACAATGTCTATTGAGTTCataatgtttttaaagaaagCCGCTTTGCTCGGACTCGCAAAGAAGCGGACTATAATCTCAAAGGAGAACCAGATGATGCAAACCGTCTCCACGATGAAAAACGGGTCGTTGAAAGGAGTAAATCCGTGGTCAGGTTGAGTGGAGTTGTGTCGTGGCTGCAGATACTCTTTTTCATCCCTGAACTCCGGCAGCGTCTCCAGGCAGAAAATGACAATAGAAATAACTATAACCAGGACGGACACGACTGCTATCCCCCTGGCAGGGCTCGAGCTCTCCGGATACTCAAAAAGCAGCCAAATTTGGCGCTTGAACTCGTCCTCTGGCAGaggtttttcctcctctttgacAAAACCCTCATCCTCCCGAAACTTGAGTATCGCCTCTTCCCCGAGTTCATAAAACTTCACCTCCTCGGAGAAGATGTCAAACGGGACGTTGACTGGTCTTTTCAACCGCCCCCCTGACTGGTAATAGTAAAGAATGGCGTCAAAACTCGGTCGGTTACGGTCGAAGAAGTATTCGTTCCTTAGCGGGTCGAAGTACCTGATTCGCTTGTCCGGGTCTCCCAGGAGAGTGTCTGGGAACTGAGTGAGAGTCTTGAGCTGAGTTTCAAACTTCAGACCCGACACGTTGATGACAACTCTCTCGCAGCAGCCGCACTCGCTGTAAACATTTTCGTATCCGGACTGAGGGCGCCTGTCAGTGAGCGAGACGgtctcctcctcatcatccatGTTGCACAGAAAACTCGACCTTTTGCTTCCCCggcccccctcctcctcctcctcctcttcctcggccCCCTCggcctcttcctcctctatcATGATGTCCTCCTCGGATCCTAGCAGCGCCAACTCCGAGTGGCGCAGGTCCCCGCCAAGAGTCGTCCGGCTGCGTCTCCACCGTCCGACGCCGCGCTGCTTTTTCCGCTCTCTGAGaactctctgctgctgctcgggcTCCTGCTGGTGCTGTGGCGGCTgcgaggaggaggtggaggaggaggaggggcgcGAGGCGGTACCGCCGCTGCTGATGTTGGCGTTCGTGGAGGAGGCGGCGCGAGACTGATGCTGGCGGTTGTTAAGGAGATGAGCGCtcgaggaggaggtggaggtagATCCCCCTatgctgctgccgctgccgctACCGCTaccgctgccgccgccgccgcctcctcctcctcctcctcctcctcctcctcctccctccgcACCGGAGCCACCTTCGGCAGCGGCCGCCGCAGCCGCCGCTCTCGACTGGGCAGCCTGGCGCTCCCTCTCGCGCTCCCTCTCCCGTGCGCGAGCTTGGGCATAACCGTAAGGCAGGTGACTATTGCACCCGCCGTCCGCACCCACCATGGCAAACTCCATTTTAAGTCAGTGAGAGGTTCGGTCCGTGAGCGCTACAGTAACCGCCTCAGGGCGACGTGGATGCAGGCCAGAGGAGAAAAGTTGCAGCTCGGAgcgcagagagagaaaatgaggcaTCAACCGGTTCGACCAAGCAGTCGTGAATGTGGGAATGTCAgaatcacaaacacatctcaGTTAGGTCCATGCTGAGTGCGGTCCATGTGGCTACTTACATGATAGGAGATCCTGATCCGCCTGTCTTCCCGTTTAGGCACAGGCCTCCGATATTTTATGACATCATTACCATAACCAAAATATGTAAGGGCCGGTGGCATAGCCTGTTACGCAGACGCTCTGTGTCAAACTTGAGGCGCCCTTTATTTGTTCAGCATTATAAATCACCAAGTCAACAAGCGACAGCCAAACAGTCTCTCCTCGGTTTCTTCGGTGCCCATCAGGTGGTTAAATTCCCCACGACCGCTGCTTGCGTCCAAATGCGTCTTTTGATCCTCCGTGGTCACTCCTGGTTGCCATTTTatgtgatgaaataaaataaaatgaaataataatgataaaaaaaactggATCTTTGCTGTTATACTAAGGAGCTCCGGTGAATCTGAATCACTTTATCCCTCTGACGCTCTCTGGAGCTGcgagaaaaagacaagagaaaacagcagttgGTTTAGGCGACAAATTCTGAATTGATGTCCGTTGTTTTGACGTCTGCATAGTCCAGGATACTACGCATCGTTTGCAATGAAAGGGCGGTAAAACTTGATCGGCatatcattattttcattattattgttgttgttgtttatcacTGTAATCACTGAGCGAACACCGAGGTGGGCTTTCAGAAATTAATGCATGGAATGTATGTTCAGAGCAGACATTACGCACGAATTTTTCGCCTATTAACAGCAGCCTCTCTTCATCCTGACATTCATACTTACATGTGAAAAGGTTCCAAACCAAATCGCCTCAGCCCCCCTACAAACAAATGTgctggaggaagaggtggaggaggaggaggaggaggaggagggaggctaCGTGAGGATGCAGTTCTTCGCTTTTGCCCAAACCCCCTCTTGGTTTTGGGGGGTAATATCACAAATCCCTCGTCGTGTCCAACCAGCCACCATATCATCCACTATATACATCCGTGCTCTGACGCACTCTGAGGAGGACACTTTTTTGGCTGCGTCTCGACGTCTTGTCTCAATTCAACAGGATCTGTTGCCACTTCAGCCCCCGTTTCTGCTGCATCGCTCCTGATATGCTGGCACCAATAATCATtgaagaaagcagaaaaaaagagaaaaaccaGAAGCAGGTGTGCATGCAGCGACTTGGCATCACAGACACTTCCACACGGTCACGGCGAAAAGATGAGAGGGTGGGGAAAAGTTTCCCTTCACACGGGCGAGGGGAAACGGCCCCATGGTTGAGTCTGAGCATcgcacatctgtctgtctgccgcTGTAGCCCTACCTATACTCCGGTATCCTtcccattgtgtgtgtgatgatggagAGCCTCGGTGAGAAAGTCGTTCGTGTACCGCAGCGCATGCAGGCGGTGCTCGGTCCTCCCCCAGTGGATGCAGCCGGTCACTGCGCACCGTGCTGCAGTCTCACACCCGAGTCTCCTCTGCCCTTCATCGTCACCGCTTGGGTGGCAACCGGTGTCCTTACCCCCCAAAAAGTAACACATTACTCTGATTCAGTCCCGAGGTAACGTCCGTACGTGTCTACCTGTGAGCAGAACGTAAAACGCCAGTGCcctttcagtttttaaatccATCCTTCCAACCCACCAAAACGTTGGCTGATTTCGTCCTCCTTCACCTTTAGCTTTTAGTATATCCTGAAAGTTGTGATACTCAGCAATATTTATCAAACACttataatattttgttttcatcaactGTGCCCCATAAATCCACCTAAAGATTTGACCTGAAGGTGCACAAGTGCAGGTCCCAAGTCAGAGTTTACATTCAGAACGTGTGAATTTAAAGTAATTGAAATACTTTATCCTACAAgtatagatttattttacatatctctgtacataaacacatatcTAGAATGAGGCCTATAAATTCGTTATCACATAATTCAACACCCAAAATAATGTTTACCAACCATGATCAGTGTCCACTGTGTCTGCCACCCCtttgatattttgttaaataacGCGAATCCCATCCTTTTTAGAAGTGAATTTGTtgatttgttcattattttgtttatttaaccttttttttgttagtgAATTTGTGTTGAGGCTACAGGTGAAACATCACTGGCAGTGTGCCGTTACAGTGCAGTCCGACTCCCGTGTCCGTCACGTGGAAACCCTCAGCAGTA
The Scatophagus argus isolate fScaArg1 chromosome 1, fScaArg1.pri, whole genome shotgun sequence DNA segment above includes these coding regions:
- the kcna4 gene encoding potassium voltage-gated channel subfamily A member 1; its protein translation is MEFAMVGADGGCNSHLPYGYAQARARERERERERQAAQSRAAAAAAAAEGGSGAEGGGGGGGGGGGGGGGGSGSGSGSGSSIGGSTSTSSSSAHLLNNRQHQSRAASSTNANISSGGTASRPSSSSTSSSQPPQHQQEPEQQQRVLRERKKQRGVGRWRRSRTTLGGDLRHSELALLGSEEDIMIEEEEAEGAEEEEEEEEGGRGSKRSSFLCNMDDEEETVSLTDRRPQSGYENVYSECGCCERVVINVSGLKFETQLKTLTQFPDTLLGDPDKRIRYFDPLRNEYFFDRNRPSFDAILYYYQSGGRLKRPVNVPFDIFSEEVKFYELGEEAILKFREDEGFVKEEEKPLPEDEFKRQIWLLFEYPESSSPARGIAVVSVLVIVISIVIFCLETLPEFRDEKEYLQPRHNSTQPDHGFTPFNDPFFIVETVCIIWFSFEIIVRFFASPSKAAFFKNIMNSIDIVSILPYFITLGTDLAQHQGNGQQAMSFAILRIIRLVRVFRIFKLSRHSKGLQILGHTLRASMRELALLIFFLVIGVILFSSAVYFAEADEPTSQFTSIPDAFWWAVVTMTTVGYGDMKPITVGGKIVGSLCAIAGVLTIALPVPVIVSNFNYFYHRETDNEDQTPVVESMPPGCPYFPEFLRKFKGSPSGSSLGDKAEYMEMEEGVTESLCGLDKSPSKGNGTDIGRRNSTNSKSIQTDV